The genomic window CGCCAGGACATCAGCGACGTACATGTGCGCGTGCGCAGCGGGCGCATCGCCGGGCGACGGGTGGTGGCTATCCGGGTTGGGGTTTATCGCCGACATGCGATGGATCTGGCCCACGTGCGTTGGAACGAATTGATGCCTCGCTTGAAGCGATCGAGCACGGGTTTGGGGATGAAGGCCTTGAAGGATCGCGTCGCGAGTTTTGAAGGCGTAGTCCGAGATCGGGATCGACCCGACGGGCGCACCATCAGTTGCCTGATGTTGGACCCCTGAAAAAGAAAGCCCGGCAGATGCCGGGCTTTCTCGTCATAGAGTATTTGTCTTCAGGAACCGTGCGTGCTGCATGTCACGACATCACAATCGTCTGCGCTAAGCGCAGGCGTGGCTTGAAGTTGAGTGGTGCCATCAGACATCGGGGTGGCGCTGATGGTGGTGGTGCCGTCGTTGTAGACCTGTGTGGGCGCAGCCGCCGGCTTGGCGCTGGTGGTAGCCGCTTGCTGCGGAGTGGTCACCAGCTGCGAGTGGCCGATGGGTAAGACGATGAACTGTCCCCCCGCAGCGCCGACACTTCCCAACACGTTCCCATTCGCGTCGTTGATCTGGATGTATTGAACCCCCGCCAGAACAAACACATAGGCGTGATAGTTCGGATTTACGGAAACGTCCGGAGCATTGGGCCATGCCTGACCCAACCCGGTGGATGGAGGCTGGGCAAACGCAGTTGCTGAAAGCAGGCCAGTGGCCAACATTGCTGCTAAAACGGCACGACGAGACATCCTCTGCATGGTTTTCCCCTCAATGGTGTGTTGGAAGTGGGCACTCCTTTGCATCGCCGAATCTAACATCAGACAAGCCAACAAAACGTCAGCTCGTCCGGCGGCGGTACGAAGGTGGTTAAGCCCAACGCTGGCACTGTGAGGGTGGCGTGAAGGCTTGCACAGGGGGATTTGGACTCGTGTGCGTCTTCAGGCGCAGGCTCGACTGCCACCACCTCCACCAATGAAGCAAAAACGCCCGGCGATAAGTCGCTGGGCATTTTTGTTTGGGTCTGTTTGCGGCATCTAAGACGGTTGAGAAATTGAACCCGCCACCGTTATTGAGTGGAAGGGTTAAGGGACTAGGTGTTCATTCCTGATAATCGGGAAAGGGTTTGGACACAACCGGGCGACACATTTTATTAAGCAGCACACCGTGTTTTCCTAGATGCAGCACTCCATGTGAGTAGATGGAGTTACCAAAAAAGATAGGGCTCTTCCAAACGATACGGCATGTTTTTGTATCCAATGCGTACATTGTCCGTTCGCTACCCGAGTAAGTGGCCACGTATAAAACATCGCGCCCCAACAGCACGGGGTTTTCCACAATAGAGACAGACTCACTAGCTGTGCATGCAGGCTGTCCGCCTACGGAAATCTTCACGGGCCCTACCCATGCCTGAGGGTTATCCACGTTATATGGCACGTTGTCTGGTTCATCTTCTATTGTCACCGTAACGCTTCCGGCGGTCGCCGAATTTTTAGCGAAAGTTAAATAGATAAGGTTGCAATCACTGGCGAATGTTTGCGTCGAAGCCAGCAGCGCCGCGTACAACAAAATGTGTAAGCGCATGATCGGCCATCCTATGGTATCTGCCGGGCAAAGTATTGCACCGTGGGAAGGTCCTCAGGTCTCCACGCCTTAGTGATTCTCTCGTTCTTCATGCCCGTTCCACCGTATTGCCCCCAGTAACCATATGGGTATTTCACGGCATGTGATACCGGAACAATAATCACGACGTGACCATGACTTTTAGCCTTGGTTCCAGCAATAACAAGGTATCCCTTATTGGCATAGTCCTGTGCTTTCTGCGGGTCGTTACCCAACACGGTCCATCCACTCCCGGGTACATTTAAATCATCCATCATTTGATTGGCGGTCCCCGTTATCGGAATGCCAAGGTCCGTCGTCACCGCATTCACAAAGCCACTGCAATCATGCTTCCAGTGATCCCAGTTTTTTTCACAAGCAGCCACAATATCCATCAGCTCTACAAGCTATTCCACGCATCACGGAATTGCAGATTGCCATCCAGATAGCGCCATGTGATTTCTTCATAACGCAACTGGATCTGCTCGATATGATTTTGGGTTGCGGATGATGGTTCTTTGATATTCGTAACGCGAGGTGTTATGGCTACAACCTTGACGTTGCGCATCATCATGTTGAAGTACTCGACCTCTCGGCCAGAGTCATCGATGCGGTACCACTTAATCTCGGCGGATTGCAAGGTTTGCGCGCGAGCAATCGTCATGTAGAGCACGGGGGACGATCGGTCGATTTCTTTTTCCATCATCACGGGCCAATGTACGCGGCTACCCAACAATTTCCCTGAAACTCCGTCTGTGGGGGAAATCATGCCGTGTTTGAAGCTCAAAACTTCGATACTTCCTTCGCGGCCAACTACTTGGCTTGAGCCACGAATATCACTCCCGCTGCTGTCCTTGAGCCATAGATGCAATGGAATCGACACGTAGTATCACTTGGGGGGTTGATGCAACCCAATGTGTACTTCCGCGAGATCGTTTAAGAAATCAGGCGACTCGGAATAAATCGGTAAGGTTTTCAGCCGTATATGGAGTGGGAGTGGCGACAAAACACGATTGGCTTACTTCTGAAGTTGGAATGCCTTCGATGTACGTTTCTTCTAATCCTGGAAAAACAAAAACG from Dyella caseinilytica includes these protein-coding regions:
- a CDS encoding NlpC/P60 family protein; the encoded protein is MDIVAACEKNWDHWKHDCSGFVNAVTTDLGIPITGTANQMMDDLNVPGSGWTVLGNDPQKAQDYANKGYLVIAGTKAKSHGHVVIIVPVSHAVKYPYGYWGQYGGTGMKNERITKAWRPEDLPTVQYFARQIP
- the tssD gene encoding type VI secretion system tube protein TssD; this translates as MSIPLHLWLKDSSGSDIRGSSQVVGREGSIEVLSFKHGMISPTDGVSGKLLGSRVHWPVMMEKEIDRSSPVLYMTIARAQTLQSAEIKWYRIDDSGREVEYFNMMMRNVKVVAITPRVTNIKEPSSATQNHIEQIQLRYEEITWRYLDGNLQFRDAWNSL